In the genome of Misgurnus anguillicaudatus chromosome 11, ASM2758022v2, whole genome shotgun sequence, one region contains:
- the polr1c gene encoding DNA-directed RNA polymerases I and III subunit RPAC1, producing MTAKMAASRSNVDEIRDRVILGEFGVKNVHTTDYPGNYPGYDDTWDLENFKKNFKIDIIHSDETTLEFDMIGIDAAIANAFRRILLAEVPTMAIEKVFIYNNTSIIQDEILAHRLGLVPIKADPRLFEYRNAEDQEGTEIDTIQLQLKVKCSRNPRAPKDTADPKELYLHHMVYSGDIKWVPVGNQADVFADAKIGPVHDDILLAQLRPGHELDIVMHCVKGIGKDHAKFSPVATASYRLLPEITLLETIEGEKAERLKRCFSPGVIELENVNGKQVAKVVNSRLDTCSREVLRHDDLKNLVKLGRVRDHFIFTVESTGILPPEVLVSEAINVLIAKCQKFLTALDATDMD from the exons ATGACAGCAAAGATGGCGGCGTCCAGGAGCAACGTGGATGAAATTCGTGATCGAGTAATATTGGGTGAATTTGGGGTGAAAAAT GTCCATACTACAGATTATCCTGGAAATTATCCTGGTTACGATGACACATGGGACCTGGAAAATTTTAAAAAG AATTTCAAGATCGATATTATTCATTCGGATGAAACCACGTTGGAGTTTGATATGATTGGAATAGATGCTGCTATAGCAAATGCTTTTCGCCGTATATTACTTGCTGAG GTACCAACAATGGCAATTGAAAAAGTGTtcatttacaataacacatcCATTATTCAGGATGAGATTTTGGCACATAGACTTGGTCTAGTGCCCATTAAAGCAGATCCTCGTCTTTTTGAGTACAGAAATGCAG AGGATCAAGAGGGCACGGAAATCGACACAATTCAGCTTCAGCTGAAGGTAAAATGCTCCCGAAATCCTAGAGCACCTAAAGACACTGCAGATCCCAAGGAGTTATATCTCCATCACATGG TGTACTCGGGTGACATTAAATGGGTCCCTGTTGGAAACCAAGCCGATGTGTTTGCAGATGCCAAGATTGGCCCTGTGCATGATGACATTCTCCTGGCACAGCTCCGACCAGGACATGAACTTGATATAGTCATGCACTGTGTCAAAGGAATAG GCAAGGATCATGCCAAGTTTTCTCCAGTGGCAACTGCAAGTTACAGACTTCTTCCTGAAATCACATTATTAGAGACCATCGAGGGGGAAAAGGCAGAGAGGTTAAAGCGCTGCTTCTCACCTGGAGTTATTGAACTTGAAAATGTTAATG GAAAGCAAGTGGCTAAGGTTGTCAACAGTCGTTTGGACACATGCAGCAGAGAAGTTCTCCGACACGACGACTTGAAGAACTTGGTGAAACTTGGAAGAGTGCGGGATCATTTCATAT TCACAGTTGAGTCGACAGGGATACTGCCTCCTGAAGTCCTGGTTAGTGAGGCCATTAATGTACTCATTGCTAAGTGTCAGAAGTTTCTCACAGCACTTGATGCAACAGACATGGACTAA